The nucleotide window TCGGCCTTGCGGCCCTTGTTGGAGTCGGTCTCGGCGAGCGCGGTGAACAACCCCCACGCCGACGCGGACCGGCCGAGCTTGTCGTAGCAGAGCGCGAGGTTGTACTGGGTGCCGAACTGCGGATCGAGCTCCTGGCTCTTCCGGAACGACTCGCACGCCTCGGTCACCTGGCCGGCCGCGATCTGATCCTTGGCCTGCCGGAACGCGGCCTCGGCCGCGGTCTTCTTCGCCAGGCTGTCGTCGGGCTGGGCCACGGCCGTGGCCGTCGCGGCGCACAGCCCCACCGTCAAGAGCGCGAGGTGCAGTCGCATGGTGCGAGCATGCCCGGTCAGGGCGATCGTTGCCAGCGCGCCCGACTCAATGGCGCGAGCCCGAAAAGTCCTCGGACCCGCTGCCGCTGCCCGCGGCGCTGCCCGAGCCGCGGCGATGCCCGCCGCGCTTCGCCGAGCCCGAGCCGGAGCCCGAGCCCGAGCCCGAGCCAGCGGCCATGTCTGAGCCCGAGCCCGCGGCCATGTCCGAGCCGGAGCCCGACCCGGTCGCGATGTCCGAGCCGGAGCCCGACCCGGTCGCGATGTCCGAGCCGGAGCCCGACCCGGTCGCGATGTCCGAGCCGGAGCCCGACCCGGTCGCGATGTCCGAGCCGGAGCCCGACCCCGCCGCCGATCCGGAACCGGTGGCCATGTTCGAGCCCGTCGCCGAGCCCGTCGCCGCGGCCGCGCCGACATCCGTGCCCGCCGCGCTCCCCGGATCGGGCTGCCGGGCCGCGCCGGCGCCGGCGCCATCGCCCTTGCCGCCGCTCATCGCGATCACCACCGCGACCACGATCGCGACCGCGGCCACCGCCGCGCCGATCATGATCCCGTACCGCTTGCCCGACGTCGCGCCGCCGGTGCTGCTCGCGCTCGCGGTCGCCGACAGCGTCGTCGGCGACGTCGGCACCGGCAGCACGCCGCTCCGGAGCAGGTTCGTGGCCAGGCCGGCCTGGACCCGCGCGATGCGCTGCGCCTGCTGGTGGGCGCTGGGCCCGCCGAACGGCACCAGCGCCGCGGCCAGCTCGGCGATCGAGCTGTAGCGCTGGGTCGGATCCTTCGCGAGGCACTTGTTGACGACCGCGGCGAACGCCGGCGGCACGTCGACGGGCATCGGCGGGACCGGATCCATCGCGACCTTGAGGGTCAGCTCGGTGATGGTCTCGGCCGCGAACGGCGCCAGCCCCGTCACCAGCTCGTACAGGATGACGCCCAGCGCCCAGACGTCGGTGCGCACGTCGACGTCGCGGGCGCTGCGGAGCTGCTCGGGCGACATGTAGCCCGGCGAGCCCATCACCATCGCGGTCCGGGTCAGCGAGAAGTCCTCGCTGTCGCCGGTGGCCTTGGAGATGCCGAAGTCGAGCACCTTGACCATCGCGACGCCGTCAGCGCTGGTGGTCAGGAACATGTTCGCGGGCTTGAGGTCGCGGTGGATGATGCCCAGCGAGTGGGCCTCGGCCACGGCCTCGGACGCCTGCAGCACGAAGTCGACCGCCTGTCCGAGCGGCAGCCGGGTGTGCTGGAGCAAGAACTGCTGCAGGTCGCAGCCGTCCAGGTACTCCATGACGATGTACGGCGCGCCGTCCTCGAGCGTGCCGACGTCGATCACCCGGCCGACGTGCTCGCTCTTGAGCTTGACGATCGCCCGGGCCTCGCGCAGGAACCGCTCGGTCACCGTCGCGTTCTGGAGCGCCTCGCGGTGCAGGAACTTGAGCGCGACCAGCTGGCCCAGCTGCAGGTGCTGCGCCGCGACGACGACCCCCATCCCGCCCTCGCCGAGCACGCGCTCGACCTGGAACTTGCCTGCGAGGATCTGGCCGGGCTGCACCACGCCGTCAGTGTACGCGGCGTCAGGCGTGCTGTCACATTCGGGTTCGAGCATGGGGCGCCACGGCTGGTACGTGCCGGCGGCAGCGTGGTTACGCGCCAGCGGCCCGATCGGATCACCAGGCGCGCACGGACATCAGCGCTCGCGTGTAGGTCTTCGGGCGAGCACCGCTCGGCGCGCTGGGAGAATCCCGGCGCGCGGGATCAACCTCGCTCGGGAAGGTCGACGGGGCGCCGGTGGTCCGCTTCGCGGGCAGCCCTCGACCTCGGCACGCCCCGGGCCTGCGCCGGGGCGCCCGGGAACGTCAGCTGTCGAGGCCCTGCCGCAGGTACTTCACCGTCTCGGCCAACGTCAGCTGCGGGTCGCGGGTCGTGAAGCCCAGCTCGCGCTCGGCCTTGGCCGAGTCGAACCACCAGTAGTGCTCGGCCATCGCGACCGAGATGCGATCGACCGGCGGCGCCTTGCCGCGCCAGCGGTAGACCTCCTCCATCGCGGCCGCGCCCCAGCGCTGCAGCTTCGGCGGCAGCTTGAGCCACGGGCCCCGCACCTTCGACACCCGCTCGAGCCGGCCGAAGAACTCGGCGGTGGTCCAGTTGGGGCCGCCGAGCAGGTAGCGCTCGCCCGGCGTGCCCGCGGTCAGCGCGTTGGCGAAGGCGATCGCCGCGTCCCGGGCGTCGACGAAGTTCACGCCGCCGGTCGGGATCGACGGGATCTGGCCGCGCAGGAACTTGAGCACGTCGCCGGTCGACGACAGCCGCCGATCGCCCGGACCCAGCAGCAGGCTCGGGCACAGCGCGATCACGTCGAGGCCCAGGCGCGCGCCGAGGTCGAACGCCAGGCGCTCCTGGTAGATCTTCGAGGCGTAGTACGGCCACTTGGCCGCGATCGACTCCTGGGTGCCGTCGCGCTCGTCGAGGATGGCCTCGTCCTCGGACACGGCGATCGTGCCCGAGGTCGACGCCAGGATCATGCGCTTGACGCCGTGGCGGGCCATGGCCTCGGCCACCGCGCGGGTGC belongs to Myxococcales bacterium and includes:
- a CDS encoding serine/threonine protein kinase codes for the protein MVQPGQILAGKFQVERVLGEGGMGVVVAAQHLQLGQLVALKFLHREALQNATVTERFLREARAIVKLKSEHVGRVIDVGTLEDGAPYIVMEYLDGCDLQQFLLQHTRLPLGQAVDFVLQASEAVAEAHSLGIIHRDLKPANMFLTTSADGVAMVKVLDFGISKATGDSEDFSLTRTAMVMGSPGYMSPEQLRSARDVDVRTDVWALGVILYELVTGLAPFAAETITELTLKVAMDPVPPMPVDVPPAFAAVVNKCLAKDPTQRYSSIAELAAALVPFGGPSAHQQAQRIARVQAGLATNLLRSGVLPVPTSPTTLSATASASSTGGATSGKRYGIMIGAAVAAVAIVVAVVIAMSGGKGDGAGAGAARQPDPGSAAGTDVGAAAATGSATGSNMATGSGSAAGSGSGSDIATGSGSGSDIATGSGSGSDIATGSGSGSDIATGSGSGSDMAAGSGSDMAAGSGSGSGSGSGSAKRGGHRRGSGSAAGSGSGSEDFSGSRH
- a CDS encoding NAD-dependent epimerase/dehydratase family protein produces the protein MLVTGATGFLGEHLCAELVRRGVAVRALARTRSDYLTDLGVEVVRGDVRSADDLDRAMPGVTAVFHLAGMVSRDPDDTTRMMRLHVDGTRAVAEAMARHGVKRMILASTSGTIAVSEDEAILDERDGTQESIAAKWPYYASKIYQERLAFDLGARLGLDVIALCPSLLLGPGDRRLSSTGDVLKFLRGQIPSIPTGGVNFVDARDAAIAFANALTAGTPGERYLLGGPNWTTAEFFGRLERVSKVRGPWLKLPPKLQRWGAAAMEEVYRWRGKAPPVDRISVAMAEHYWWFDSAKAERELGFTTRDPQLTLAETVKYLRQGLDS